TCAGCACCGCTTTCCTCTCGCTCGACGGCGTCGTGGAGGCTCCGGGCGGCGAGCCCGGATACCGGAACGCCGGGTGGACCTTCAACGACATCGACTTCCTTGCCGAGGCATTCGACATCAAGGGCCGGGAGCAGAAGGAAGCCACCGCGATGCTGATGGGCCGGACCAGCTACGAGGCGTTCAGCCCGGTGTGGCCGGACATGGCGGACTTCGCCGACTACAAGGTGATGCCGAAGTACGTCGTCTCCACCACCCTGACCGAGGACGCTCTGGTGTCCAACTGGGGTGAGACGACGATCCTGCGCTCCCTCGACGATGTCGCCGCGCTGAAGGAGACCCCGGGCGGCCCGATCATCCTCCACGGCAGCGCCTCCCTGAACCACGCTCTTTCGGACGCCGGCCTGATCGACCGTT
This portion of the Streptomyces sp. 2114.4 genome encodes:
- a CDS encoding dihydrofolate reductase family protein, which gives rise to MRTLISTAFLSLDGVVEAPGGEPGYRNAGWTFNDIDFLAEAFDIKGREQKEATAMLMGRTSYEAFSPVWPDMADFADYKVMPKYVVSTTLTEDALVSNWGETTILRSLDDVAALKETPGGPIILHGSASLNHALSDAGLIDRYHLLVFPLLLGAGKRLFSTTDKDTQKLKLVEHDVYGNGLQKNVFDVVR